From a region of the Paenibacillus segetis genome:
- a CDS encoding AMP-binding protein → MNLVEPLLHYAMQQPDKVALSEGTNRITYSALVQKMKQIAQGLNHNGLIHDKVIILSTNRIEFVEVFLGVIYAGCIPVPLDPKWSSKEMNDIIQHCQPKMIFAETALVKKLSIQDKQVQLLTLANDGIGTYDQWLTTLKPEAELNHTNELLFIGFTSGTTGVPKGYMRTHVSWMKSFEATSEAFQLNSMEHIVAPGPFVHSLSLFAIMQSLNRGATFHILKDFNAGKLLQLCDQIPDMILFVVPTMIEALLHHAIPGQSQIQALISSGGKWSEISKSRCKDVFVGAKLYEYYGSSEASYISYFDIQSEIKPNSVGKPFSGVQISIRNEFGQEVPLGGIGQLYIRSDMMFKGYYQLPEETEAVFRDGWLITGDIMYMDHEGYLYLTGRSKNRMVSGGLNIFPEEVESVLQQIPEISEVMVLGVPDDYWGEQVIALVKWSGQLRLTTEDIKNYCRQYLAMYKAPKQIITVDEFIYTSSGKIARQAMKDYTKRVMI, encoded by the coding sequence ATGAATCTAGTAGAACCATTACTTCATTACGCAATGCAGCAGCCTGACAAAGTTGCCTTATCCGAGGGTACAAACAGAATTACTTATTCAGCATTGGTACAGAAGATGAAACAAATTGCACAGGGGCTAAATCATAATGGCCTGATCCATGATAAGGTTATTATTTTGTCTACAAATCGTATTGAATTCGTAGAGGTTTTTCTTGGGGTTATTTATGCGGGATGTATCCCTGTTCCTTTGGATCCAAAATGGAGTTCGAAGGAAATGAACGATATTATACAACATTGTCAGCCGAAGATGATTTTTGCAGAGACAGCATTAGTCAAGAAGCTATCCATACAAGATAAACAAGTTCAACTTCTCACCCTTGCAAATGATGGAATAGGTACCTATGATCAATGGCTAACTACTTTGAAACCAGAAGCAGAATTGAATCATACCAACGAATTATTATTTATAGGCTTTACCTCAGGAACAACGGGGGTACCAAAGGGCTATATGCGGACACATGTATCTTGGATGAAGAGTTTTGAAGCAACAAGTGAAGCCTTCCAGCTCAACAGCATGGAACATATAGTAGCTCCCGGTCCTTTTGTTCACTCTTTATCCTTATTCGCCATTATGCAGAGCCTAAACCGTGGTGCAACCTTTCATATCTTAAAAGATTTCAATGCTGGAAAGCTCCTACAGCTGTGTGATCAAATTCCTGATATGATCTTATTTGTCGTACCTACGATGATTGAAGCACTATTACATCACGCGATCCCCGGTCAGAGTCAGATTCAAGCTTTGATTAGCTCAGGGGGGAAATGGTCGGAGATATCAAAGAGTAGGTGCAAGGATGTATTTGTCGGGGCGAAGCTATATGAATATTACGGCTCATCCGAAGCCAGTTATATTAGTTACTTTGATATTCAATCCGAAATCAAACCCAATTCTGTTGGCAAACCCTTTTCTGGTGTACAAATATCAATTCGGAACGAGTTTGGGCAGGAGGTACCCCTAGGGGGTATTGGACAGCTCTATATTCGCAGTGACATGATGTTTAAGGGCTATTATCAATTACCAGAAGAAACCGAGGCCGTTTTTCGAGATGGGTGGCTTATAACGGGTGACATTATGTATATGGATCATGAGGGTTACTTATATTTGACTGGTCGATCCAAAAATAGGATGGTTTCTGGTGGCCTCAATATTTTTCCTGAGGAAGTAGAGTCTGTGCTGCAGCAAATTCCCGAAATCTCGGAAGTGATGGTGTTAGGAGTTCCAGATGATTATTGGGGTGAGCAGGTGATAGCGCTTGTGAAGTGGAGTGGACAACTACGTTTAACTACCGAGGATATCAAGAACTACTGTCGCCAGTATTTAGCCATGTATAAAGCCCCGAAACAGATCATTACAGTGGATGAATTCATCTATACTAGCAGTGGGAAGATAGCGCGGCAGGCGATGAAAGATTACACGAAAAGAGTGATGATATGA
- a CDS encoding biotin transporter BioY gives MKTKDMVFAALFAALLGVLGMIPPIPLGFIPVPITAQTLGVMLAGCFLGKKTGTLSIILFIVLVALGLPLLSGGRGGLSVFVAPTAGYLLSWPIATFCIGLATEKLWTKIKTWKLFVVNVVFGVLLVSLIGAPVMALITHTSIWAGLVGAVSFVPGDCIKALLAAIIAVQLKSVSPIEEKLE, from the coding sequence ATGAAGACAAAAGATATGGTATTTGCTGCATTATTTGCTGCACTCTTAGGAGTATTAGGGATGATCCCACCGATTCCACTAGGTTTTATCCCCGTACCCATTACCGCACAAACCCTTGGCGTTATGTTGGCAGGATGCTTTTTAGGAAAGAAAACCGGTACGCTTAGCATCATTTTATTTATCGTATTAGTCGCTTTAGGTTTACCATTATTATCTGGTGGTCGAGGAGGACTTTCTGTATTTGTAGCCCCTACTGCAGGATACTTACTAAGCTGGCCAATAGCGACATTCTGTATAGGACTAGCAACAGAAAAGTTATGGACCAAGATAAAAACATGGAAGCTCTTTGTGGTCAATGTTGTGTTTGGAGTTCTACTTGTTAGTCTCATTGGTGCTCCGGTTATGGCACTTATCACGCATACATCCATCTGGGCTGGTCTTGTGGGGGCTGTCTCTTTTGTACCAGGTGATTGTATTAAAGCCTTACTTGCAGCCATCATTGCGGTACAGTTAAAATCCGTCAGTCCAATCGAAGAAAAACTTGAATAA
- a CDS encoding LutC/YkgG family protein produces the protein MNDAQESSLHQLDQSSKDKQEIFLQKIASKLGRSRIIEKPDQPFRGAPEFWNNFDYSTEAKVKMFTANFEAAGGHVVQFEKMEETGRWIAQTATELGAHHILRQDQEELEALDLESSLLSAEITVWNRDKSQDGKANAAEADIGIVIADCAVAYTGSIILLSGQQKGRSVSLLPTALIAIIPVHLLVTRLGEKLVEFDHLGEERLPAGIHFISGPSRSADIENDLTIGVHGPGIVYAVLVNE, from the coding sequence ATGAATGATGCCCAGGAAAGTTCGCTCCATCAATTGGATCAATCATCTAAGGACAAACAGGAGATTTTTCTACAAAAAATAGCTTCCAAGTTAGGACGATCACGTATAATAGAGAAGCCAGATCAACCGTTTCGTGGCGCTCCTGAATTCTGGAATAACTTCGACTACTCAACTGAAGCCAAAGTAAAAATGTTCACCGCCAATTTTGAGGCAGCAGGAGGACATGTGGTCCAATTCGAGAAGATGGAGGAGACCGGACGATGGATTGCACAGACAGCGACTGAGCTTGGGGCTCACCATATTCTGCGGCAAGATCAAGAGGAATTGGAAGCACTCGACTTGGAATCATCATTACTGAGTGCTGAGATCACAGTGTGGAACCGTGACAAGTCTCAGGACGGGAAAGCAAACGCTGCTGAGGCGGATATCGGAATTGTAATAGCAGATTGTGCTGTTGCCTACACCGGGTCAATTATCTTGTTATCTGGGCAACAGAAAGGACGGTCAGTCAGTCTTTTACCTACTGCCCTCATCGCTATCATTCCCGTTCATTTGTTGGTAACCAGATTGGGTGAAAAATTAGTAGAGTTCGATCATTTGGGCGAAGAGAGACTTCCCGCTGGAATTCATTTTATCTCCGGACCAAGCCGCTCCGCAGATATCGAGAACGATCTGACTATTGGGGTACATGGTCCCGGAATCGTATATGCCGTACTAGTAAATGAATAA